A single Dunckerocampus dactyliophorus isolate RoL2022-P2 chromosome 2, RoL_Ddac_1.1, whole genome shotgun sequence DNA region contains:
- the unk gene encoding RING finger protein unkempt homolog, which yields MSKTQPQPPLSSGATSTGPHSSSSSSSSAGGSTSPATVLNIQPEKPQHYTYLKEFRTEQCPLFVQHKCTQHRPFSCFHWHFLNQRRRRPMRKRDGTFNYSPDVYCTKYDEGSGTCPDGDECAFLHRTAGDTERRYHLRYYKTGSCIHETDTKGHCSKNGSHCAFAHGSHDLRSPVYDIREVQVIESQGGSGPTEGPGGDAQSGQAASTALIEKILSEEPRWQDNNYVLSHYKTELCKKPPRLCRQGYACPYYHNSKDRRRSPHKHKYRALPCPAVKQSEEWGDPSKCEGAEGCQFCHTRTEQQFHPEIYKSTKCNDMQQCGSCPRGPFCAFAHVEKPVALEEPSFPSPSSPPPPRPPDSGSAEEAAADTGVHNMGLGHVAEPFSPSAGSLGAEQGLLGSVLTLCEAMREGAEPLSPWAGEGGYGRAPGFEREDQAKHRSFALEQRSREMTLAQSKQDLLVFLPVGSPLSISSSIPSSLAATPPSPAPLGPPGTSIASGMNANALPFYPTSETVESVVESALDDLDLNDFGVSALERGLDSSSTLPSVGVMLGGSPLQSSAPVNIPGSFSTSAPFSSPSPSPPIRPHTSPFFSTQLSQPGQQETSFLGPSHSSLGLNGMSSNIWEHFPSGQGSPGTPPTLLPSGPCAETTRLKQELEESHRALKQWGHSWRHTAQTWATLKADAEEARAHAARLAMEAERTRQAEEEAQRQAALLDEALETLKSGENPHLAVHQLQLLHRLPLESVLSLQAQLCSCLHAVEQVAYKKQRQCCLSCGEQGSVSLPCGHGLQCQNCSSSVECPLCPDQVLEQQQQLS from the exons ATGTCTAAAACGCAGCCCCAGCCCCCGTTATCATCAGGAGCGACGTCCACCGGGCCACACTCGTCGTCCTCTTCGTCTTCATCCGCTGGGGGCTCGACATCTCCCGCAACCGTGTTGAACATTCAGCCCGAGAAACCGCAGCATTACAC ATACCTAAAGGAGTTCAGAACAGAGCAATGTCCCCTGTTTGTACAACATAAATGTACACAACACAGACCCTTTTCTTGTTTCCACTGGCACTTCTTGAACCAGCGGCGCCGCCGGCCCATGCGCAAACGGGACGGGACCTTCAACTACAGCCCAGATGTTTACTGTACCAAATACGACGAGGGATCGGGAACCTGTCCTGATGGAGACGA GTGTGCATTTTTACATCGGACAGCAGGTGACACAGAGCGAAGATATCACCTGCGCTACTATAAGACAGGCTCATGTATCCATGAAACAGACACAAAAGGCCACTGCAGCAAGAACGGCTCCCATTGTGCCTTTGCGCACGGGTCACATGACTTGCGCAGCCCTGTGTATGATATCAG GGAAGTGCAAGTTATTGAGTCGCAAGGTGGCTCGGGACCCACAGAAGGACCTGGTGGAGATGCACAGTCAGGCCAGGCAGCAAGTACGGCCCTCATAGAGAAGATACTGAGTGAGGAACCACGCTGGCAAG ACAACAACTACGTGCTGTCCCACTACAAGACAGAGCTCTGTAAGAAGCCACCTCGCCTGTGTCGTCAAGGTTACGCCTGTCCATATTACCATAACAGCAAAGACAGGCGGCGGAGCCCGCACAAGCACAAATACAG AGCGTTGCCGTGTCCAGCTGTGAAGCAGAGTGAGGAGTGGGGAGATCCCAGCAAATGCGAGGGTGCCGAGGGATGCCAGTTTTGCCACACCAGAACAGAACAGCAGTTCCACCCGGAG ATTTATAAGTCCACAAAGTGTAACGACATGCAGCAGTGCGGCAGCTGTCCCAGAGGCCCTTTTTGTGCTTTTGCACATGTCGAAA agCCAGTGGCCCTCGAGGAACCATCATTTCCCTCTCCCAGCTCCCCACCACCCCCACGACCTCCAGATTCTGGCTCTGCAGAGGAGGCGGCAGCGGACACAGGTGTACACAACATGGGGCTTGGTCATGTGGCTGAACCCTTCTCGCCGTCTGCTGGGTCACTTGGAGCTGAGCAAGGACTGCTGGGTAGCGTGCTAACTCTGTGTGAGGCCATGAGAGAAGGTGCAGAGCCTTTGTCTCCCTGGGCAGGAGAAGGAGGCTACGGCAGGGCACCTGGATTTGAGAGGGAGGATCAG gCCAAGCATAGAAGTTTTGCTCTTGAGCAGCGTAGCAGAGAGATGACATTAGCACAAAGCAAACAG GATCTGTTGGTTTTTCTGCCTGTGGGCAGCCCTTTAAGTATATCCTCCAGCATCCCCTCCAGTTTGGCTGCCACCCCGCCCAGCCCTGCACCTCTGGGACCACCGGGAACCAGCATTGCATCAGGGATGAATGCCAACGCCTTGCCCTTCTACCCCACCAGTGAGACAGTGGAGTCAGTGGTTG AGTCAGCACTGGATGATCTTGACCTGAACGATTTTGGAGTGTCGGCGTTGGAGAGAGGTTTGGATAGTAGCTCCACGCTGCCTAGTGTGGGCGTCATGCTAG GAGGTAGCCCGCTTCAAAGCTCTGCCCCAGTCAACATCCCAGGATCCTTTAGCACGTCTGCTCCTTTTAGCTCTCCTTCCCCCTCCCCGCCAATCAGACCCCACACCTCCCCGTTCTTCTCTACTCAGCTGTCACAACCGGGCCAGCAAGAGACCTCCTTCCTGGGACCATCTCACAGCTCCTTAG GTCTTAATGGTATGAGTAGTAACATCTGGGAGCACTTCCCATCAGGCCAAGGGTCCCCCGGCACTCCTCCTACCCTGCTACCCTCTGGTCCCTGTGCAGAGACCACCAGGCTCAAGCAGGAGCTGGAGGAGTCTCACAGAGCGCTGAAGCAGTGGGGTCACAGCTGGAGACACACAGCTCAG ACGTGGGCCACACTGAAAGCAGACGCAGAGGAGGCGCGCGCCCATGCAGCGCGGCTGGCCATGGAGGCGGAGAGAACCAGGCaggcggaggaggaggcacaGAGACAAGCCGCTCTCCTGGACGAGGCGCTAGAGACCCTAAAGAGTGGAGAAAACCCCCATCTAGCCGTACACCAGCTCCAGCTGTTACACAGACTGCCTTTAGAGTCAGTGCTCAGTCTGCAGGCACAGCTGTGCAGCTGCCTGCACGCTGTGGAGCAG GTGGCGTACAAAAAACAGAGGCAATGTTGCTTATCGTGTGGGGAGCAGGGCTCCGTCTCCTTGCCGTGTGGACATGGACTACAGTGCCAAAACTGCTCCAGCTCCGTGGAGTGCCCTCTCTGTCCCGACCAAGTACtggagcaacagcagcagctctCCTGA
- the LOC129176832 gene encoding histone H3.3A, which yields MARTKQTARKSTGGKAPRKQLATKAARKSAPSTGGVKKPHRYRPGTVALREIRRYQKSTELLIRKLPFQRLVREIAQDFKTDLRFQSAAIGALQEASEAYLVGLFEDTNLCAIHAKRVTIMPKDIQLARRIRGERA from the exons ATGGCCCGTACCAAGCAGACTGCTCGTAAGTCCACTGGAGGAAAGGCGCCAAGGAAGCAGCTTGCGACCAAGGCAGCCAGGAAGAGTGCGCCCTCTACCGGAGGAGTGAAGAAGCCCCATCGCTACAG GCCGGGAACTGTGGCTTTGAGGGAGATCCGTCGTTACCAGAAGTCCACGGAGTTGCTCATCCGCAAGCTGCCCTTCCAGCGCCTGGTGAGGGAGATTGCTCAGGACTTCAAGACTGATCTGCGTTTCCAGAGTGCTGCCATTGGTGCTCTTCAG gAGGCCAGTGAGGCTTACCTGGTGGGTTTGTTTGAGGACACCAACCTGTGCGCCATCCACGCCAAGCGTGTCACCATCATGCCCAAAGACATACAGCTGGCCCGCAGGATAAGGGGAGAAAGGGCCTAA
- the si:ch211-250n8.1 gene encoding uncharacterized protein si:ch211-250n8.1 isoform X1, whose product MAPKDPLLTALKVCVLNLQSDGETVTDSNPHLVSCCELLEMVLRKGLQQPLLNLVHRDYWQCFERLPHQDTCGRLCALSLAVEQTKACRKLLSAQGRGRYLLRLALSRKTLPQFIRHLLHTPRILEWYSPTFSILRNEEFLEPFISLLLVLSHMEFKLDMENCSFLDESWLLPVCETYEVVPCQEVGMVLSYLGGRVFLLDLTPGRQAHVDNFICRGDVIDEINGTSLRNSKHGQAGVVLSRFKGCPLSIRIVRWKARDGTVYRPLVKLLHTLRMENPWLQLGSVPCQNTGANDQRSSAPSQCLKEGRQVSAKTLKMIKPKNNLFMPLLDRIVYIVQFLGKADIGRYGSKDVLQHAISQVLQKNLQSKEVLLDLQETHLTCTESVSKLKLCEHHYPEISCVGRYCQPDYTILGFCVVDSPETPPNFSCVVFKAGSFEECKDIVCRIATGFKHTEWFV is encoded by the exons ATGGCACCCAAAGATCCACTGCTCACCGCCCTCAAAG tgtgtgtgttgaaCCTGCAGTCCGATGGGGAGACGGTAACAGACAGCAACCCTCACCTGGTCTCATGCTGTGAGCTTCTAGAGATGGTCCTCAGGAAAGGACTCCAAC AGCCACTTCTCAATCTGGTCCATAGAGACTACTGGCAGTGTTTTGAAAGGCTTCCCCACCAAGACACTTGTGGCAG GCTGTGTGCTTTGTCGTTGGCTGTGGAACAGACTAAAGCTTGTAGGAAGCTGCTCTCAGCTCAGGGTCGAGGTCGCTACCTGCTCAGATTGGCTCTCAGCCGTAAGACCCTGCCACAATTCATCAGACACCTCCTGCACACGCCCAGAATCCTGGAG TGGTACAGCCCGACCTTCTCAATCCTGCGGAATGAGGAATTTTTAG AACCTTTCATTTCGCTGCTGCTGGTCCTCTCTCACATGGAGTTCAAATTGGACATGGAG aattgcagttttttggatgaaaGCTGGCTTCTACCG GTGTGCGAAACATACGAAGTGGTTCCCTGTCAAGAAGTGGGAATGGTTTTAag CTACCTCGGTGGGCGCGTTTTCCTTCTGGACTTGACGCCTGGCAGACAGGCGCATGTTGACAACTTCATCTGTCGTGGTGACGTCATAGACGAGATCAACGGCACTTCGCTGAGAAACTCCAAGCATGGACAG GCAGGTGTGGTCCTATCTCGCTTCAAGGGCTGCCCACTGTCCATCCGCATTGTGAGATGGAAGGCCCGGGACGGGACAGTGTATCGTCCTCTTGTCAAACTCCTGCATACTCTGAGGATGGAGAACCCCTGGCTGCAGCTTGGTTCTGTTCCTTGCCAGAATACAGGTGCAAATGATCAGAGGTCTTCCGCGCCATCACAGTGTCTCAAAGAGGGAAGGCAAGTCAGTGCAAAAACCCTTAAAATGATCAAACCTAAAAACAACCTGTTCATGCCTCTTCTTGACAGGATTGTCTACATTGTCCAGTTCTTGGGCAAAGCAGACATCGGAAGG TATGGAAGCAAGGATGTGCTCCAGCATGCAATTTCCCAAGTGCTGCAGAAAAACCTGCAGAGCAAG GAAGTGCTTCTAGATTTGCAGGAAACTCATTTAACGTGCACTGAGAGCGTCAGTAAACTG aaacTGTGTGAGCATCACTATCCAGAGATATCATGTGTTGGGAGGTACTGTCAGCCGGATTACACAATTTTGGGCTTTTGTGTTGT GGACTCCCCAGAAACGCCACCTAACTTCAGCTGTGTGGTATTCAAAGCAGGCAGCTTTGAAGAGTGCAAGGACATCGTCTGTCGTATAG ctaCTGGTTTCAAACACACAGAGTGGTTTGTATGA
- the si:ch211-250n8.1 gene encoding uncharacterized protein si:ch211-250n8.1 isoform X2: MAPKDPLLTALKVCVLNLQSDGETVTDSNPHLVSCCELLEMVLRKGLQQPLLNLVHRDYWQCFERLPHQDTCGRLCALSLAVEQTKACRKLLSAQGRGRYLLRLALSRKTLPQFIRHLLHTPRILEWYSPTFSILRNEEFLEPFISLLLVLSHMEFKLDMENCSFLDESWLLPVCETYEVVPCQEVGMVLSYLGGRVFLLDLTPGRQAHVDNFICRGDVIDEINGTSLRNSKHGQAGVVLSRFKGCPLSIRIVRWKARDGTVYRPLVKLLHTLRMENPWLQLGSVPCQNTGANDQRSSAPSQCLKEGRIVYIVQFLGKADIGRYGSKDVLQHAISQVLQKNLQSKEVLLDLQETHLTCTESVSKLKLCEHHYPEISCVGRYCQPDYTILGFCVVDSPETPPNFSCVVFKAGSFEECKDIVCRIATGFKHTEWFV, translated from the exons ATGGCACCCAAAGATCCACTGCTCACCGCCCTCAAAG tgtgtgtgttgaaCCTGCAGTCCGATGGGGAGACGGTAACAGACAGCAACCCTCACCTGGTCTCATGCTGTGAGCTTCTAGAGATGGTCCTCAGGAAAGGACTCCAAC AGCCACTTCTCAATCTGGTCCATAGAGACTACTGGCAGTGTTTTGAAAGGCTTCCCCACCAAGACACTTGTGGCAG GCTGTGTGCTTTGTCGTTGGCTGTGGAACAGACTAAAGCTTGTAGGAAGCTGCTCTCAGCTCAGGGTCGAGGTCGCTACCTGCTCAGATTGGCTCTCAGCCGTAAGACCCTGCCACAATTCATCAGACACCTCCTGCACACGCCCAGAATCCTGGAG TGGTACAGCCCGACCTTCTCAATCCTGCGGAATGAGGAATTTTTAG AACCTTTCATTTCGCTGCTGCTGGTCCTCTCTCACATGGAGTTCAAATTGGACATGGAG aattgcagttttttggatgaaaGCTGGCTTCTACCG GTGTGCGAAACATACGAAGTGGTTCCCTGTCAAGAAGTGGGAATGGTTTTAag CTACCTCGGTGGGCGCGTTTTCCTTCTGGACTTGACGCCTGGCAGACAGGCGCATGTTGACAACTTCATCTGTCGTGGTGACGTCATAGACGAGATCAACGGCACTTCGCTGAGAAACTCCAAGCATGGACAG GCAGGTGTGGTCCTATCTCGCTTCAAGGGCTGCCCACTGTCCATCCGCATTGTGAGATGGAAGGCCCGGGACGGGACAGTGTATCGTCCTCTTGTCAAACTCCTGCATACTCTGAGGATGGAGAACCCCTGGCTGCAGCTTGGTTCTGTTCCTTGCCAGAATACAGGTGCAAATGATCAGAGGTCTTCCGCGCCATCACAGTGTCTCAAAGAGGGAAG GATTGTCTACATTGTCCAGTTCTTGGGCAAAGCAGACATCGGAAGG TATGGAAGCAAGGATGTGCTCCAGCATGCAATTTCCCAAGTGCTGCAGAAAAACCTGCAGAGCAAG GAAGTGCTTCTAGATTTGCAGGAAACTCATTTAACGTGCACTGAGAGCGTCAGTAAACTG aaacTGTGTGAGCATCACTATCCAGAGATATCATGTGTTGGGAGGTACTGTCAGCCGGATTACACAATTTTGGGCTTTTGTGTTGT GGACTCCCCAGAAACGCCACCTAACTTCAGCTGTGTGGTATTCAAAGCAGGCAGCTTTGAAGAGTGCAAGGACATCGTCTGTCGTATAG ctaCTGGTTTCAAACACACAGAGTGGTTTGTATGA